A segment of the Pseudomonas serboccidentalis genome:
GTGCAGTTTTTTACCGATTTAGAGCAATAAAGCTGACCAAATGGGTAGCTAGAGGCGGATATTTCCCCGTCTCTGTGCTAGTTTTGCCCGGTCTTACGCGAAGTCACAGCGTTAAGCGTGCATTCAGCATTTGTCAGGTCGAACCAAACCCTGATTTCGGTATCTATAACCCCGACTCGTCGTGGTTATCGCCGAGGGTGCCAGATCCAGAAGATCGGGCTCGATGGCTGACACTGCACTCTGCAATCCATATGAATTTGATAGGGAAGGAACACTACATGGCTCTTACTAAAGACCAACTGATCGCCGACATCGCTGAAGCTATCGACGCGCCGAAAACCACCGCGCGTAACGCTCTGGACCAACTGGGCCAAATCGTTGCCGATCAGCTGGAAAACGGCGGCGAAATCACCTTGCCAGGTATCGGCAAGCTGAAAGTGACCGAGCGTCCTGCCCGCACTGGCCGTAACCCTTCGACTGGCGCTGCCATCGAAATCCCTGCCAAGAAAGTGATCAAGCTGGTTGTGGCCAAAGGCCTGACCGACGCTGTGAACAAGTAAGACGCAGCGATAAAAAAACCGTGCACCGGAGCGATCCGGGCACGGTTTTTTTGTGCCTGTGATTTGGCGAGGAGTTACGCCGCCTTGTAGGAGCTGTCGAGTGAAACGAGGCTGCGATCTTTTGATCTTGTTCTTCAGGATCAAGATCAAAAGATCGCAGCGTACCGCAGCTCCTACAGGTTCGCCGGCGCAGGCGTTAGCGCGTCCAGCGCTCGCGACGCCAGATCTGCTGTTCGGACTTGGTCTGGAAGGTCCAGGCCACGAAGCGGCTCTGTTTCTGCCCTTGCGACATCTCCACCACCTGGCTTTCCAGCACGCCGGCCTTCTTCAGCGCGGTTTCGATGGCGGGCAGGTTCGAGGCTTTCGACACCAGCGTGCTGAACCACAGCACCTTGTGCTGGAAGTTCGCGCTCTCGGCGATCAGTTGCGTCACGAAACGCGCTTCGCCACCCTCACACCACAGCTCCGCCGACTGGCCACCGAAATTCAGCACCGGCAGCTTGCGCTTCGGGTCGGCTTTGCCCAGTGCGCGCCATTTGCGCTCGCTGCCCTTGGTCGCTTCGTCCATCGAAGCGTGGAATGGCGGGTTGCACATGGTCAGGTCAAAGCGCTCACCCGGCTCCAGCAAACCGATCAGGATGTGCTTGCGGTTTTCCTGCTGGCGCAGCTTGATGACCTTGTTCAGGTCGTTGGACTGGACGATGGCTCTGGCGGCAGCCACGGCGGTCGGATCAATCTCCGAGCCGAGGAAGTGCCAGCGGTATTCGCTGTTACCGATCAGCGGATACACGCAGTTGGCGCCC
Coding sequences within it:
- a CDS encoding HU family DNA-binding protein, which encodes MALTKDQLIADIAEAIDAPKTTARNALDQLGQIVADQLENGGEITLPGIGKLKVTERPARTGRNPSTGAAIEIPAKKVIKLVVAKGLTDAVNK
- the rlmF gene encoding 23S rRNA (adenine(1618)-N(6))-methyltransferase RlmF, whose product is MNAPRTPKPARKKPDVATPAKAVEPREKASLHPRNRHQGRYDFPALIKTTPELAKFVITNPYGKESIDFASPDAVRVFNRALLKSFYGIQHWDIPADYLCPPVPGRADYVHFLADLLASMNDGKVPRGAIVNVLDIGMGANCVYPLIGNSEYRWHFLGSEIDPTAVAAARAIVQSNDLNKVIKLRQQENRKHILIGLLEPGERFDLTMCNPPFHASMDEATKGSERKWRALGKADPKRKLPVLNFGGQSAELWCEGGEARFVTQLIAESANFQHKVLWFSTLVSKASNLPAIETALKKAGVLESQVVEMSQGQKQSRFVAWTFQTKSEQQIWRRERWTR